In Streptomyces sp. DG2A-72, one genomic interval encodes:
- a CDS encoding triacylglycerol lipase: MSHSTVRPAPRSRLITWLAALGAITALLLGSPTTSVAADAPKPPAGPTVSGPEALLRGTLQPDASPPGANDWQCRPTAAHPRPVVLLHATWSNANLNWIMLSTWLKNAGYCVFAPNYGGEPGVPFKATRHIPDSAREIARYVDRVLEATGARQVDLVGHSQGGGVLPRWYLRFEGGTNPADKAHNKVRRLIGLAPSNHGATASGLGTLTTELGLNQTVSLVAGQAYADQMVGSQVHTTLDRDGDTQPGVDYTVITTRYDEVVTPYHHQFLKAGPGATVRNILLQEVCPQDVSEHVSIAYDSNALQLVGNALDPAHAQPVSCRFSAPLLGG, translated from the coding sequence ATGTCACATAGCACTGTGCGGCCTGCGCCGCGCTCCCGCCTGATCACTTGGCTGGCAGCCCTCGGCGCGATCACGGCCCTGCTACTCGGCTCCCCGACCACGTCGGTCGCCGCCGACGCCCCGAAACCGCCCGCAGGGCCGACCGTCTCGGGCCCCGAGGCCCTGCTCCGCGGAACCCTCCAGCCGGATGCCTCACCGCCGGGGGCGAACGACTGGCAGTGCCGGCCGACCGCCGCCCACCCCCGCCCTGTCGTCCTGCTGCACGCCACCTGGTCGAACGCCAACCTGAACTGGATCATGCTGTCCACCTGGCTGAAGAACGCCGGATACTGCGTCTTCGCGCCGAACTACGGCGGGGAACCGGGAGTTCCGTTCAAGGCCACACGACACATCCCCGACTCCGCCCGCGAGATCGCCCGCTACGTCGACCGGGTGCTCGAAGCCACCGGTGCCCGGCAGGTCGACCTGGTGGGCCACTCCCAGGGCGGGGGTGTGCTGCCCCGCTGGTACCTGCGGTTCGAGGGCGGTACGAACCCGGCGGACAAGGCGCACAACAAGGTCCGCCGGCTCATCGGCCTGGCCCCGTCCAACCACGGCGCCACCGCGTCCGGCTTGGGCACCCTCACCACCGAACTCGGTCTCAACCAGACGGTGTCCCTCGTCGCGGGGCAGGCGTACGCGGACCAGATGGTCGGATCCCAGGTGCACACCACGCTCGACCGGGACGGCGACACGCAGCCGGGCGTCGACTACACGGTGATCACCACGCGATACGACGAGGTCGTCACGCCGTACCACCACCAATTCCTCAAGGCAGGGCCCGGCGCGACCGTACGCAACATCCTTCTCCAGGAGGTCTGTCCCCAGGACGTCTCCGAACATGTGTCGATCGCCTACGACTCCAACGCCCTGCAACTCGTCGGCAACGCCCTCGACCCCGCCCATGCCCAACCCGTGAGCTGCCGCTTCTCGGCGCCCCTCCTCGGCGGCTGA
- a CDS encoding copper chaperone PCu(A)C — protein sequence MKRIALTATALVSTLVLAGCGGSASADGEPELSVGAAYMPQPVSDSMAAGFLTIDNKGGTKDELTSVTSDAGTVTVHETVGSAMQEVASLDVPAHGQLVFKSGGNHLMFEKLKRKPKQGETVSVELHFAESGPITVEMPVKSATYNPKTGH from the coding sequence GTGAAGCGGATCGCCCTGACCGCCACGGCCCTGGTGAGCACGCTGGTCCTGGCCGGCTGCGGCGGCTCGGCCTCCGCGGACGGCGAACCCGAACTGTCCGTCGGCGCCGCCTACATGCCCCAGCCGGTCTCGGACTCCATGGCGGCGGGCTTCCTCACCATCGACAACAAGGGCGGCACGAAGGACGAGCTGACCTCCGTCACCAGCGACGCCGGCACGGTCACCGTCCACGAGACCGTCGGCTCGGCGATGCAGGAAGTCGCCTCCCTCGACGTACCCGCACACGGTCAACTCGTGTTCAAGAGCGGCGGAAACCACCTGATGTTCGAGAAGCTGAAGCGGAAGCCGAAGCAGGGCGAGACGGTCTCCGTCGAACTGCACTTCGCCGAGTCCGGCCCGATCACGGTCGAGATGCCGGTGAAGTCGGCGACGTACAACCCCAAGACCGGGCACTGA
- a CDS encoding ATP-binding protein: MSIWWSLHLRREAASVPLARRLLLGTMESAGVDPDISYDLSVALTEACANAVEHGGDTGHGGSSEAYRVTAYLDGEKCRIEVADSGPGFTGRQSLRPSHSEAEHGRGLYLIRELADHVQIGNKPGRGGAVVSFDKILKWRNDAPLVAV; this comes from the coding sequence ATGAGCATCTGGTGGTCACTCCATCTGCGGCGCGAGGCTGCGAGCGTTCCCCTCGCCCGGCGGCTCCTGCTCGGCACGATGGAGAGCGCGGGCGTCGACCCCGACATCTCCTACGACCTCTCCGTCGCCCTCACCGAGGCCTGCGCGAACGCCGTGGAGCACGGCGGCGACACCGGGCACGGCGGCTCCTCGGAGGCCTACCGCGTCACCGCCTACCTCGACGGCGAGAAGTGCCGTATCGAAGTGGCCGACTCAGGACCGGGCTTCACCGGCCGGCAGAGTCTGCGCCCCTCCCACAGCGAAGCCGAGCACGGCCGCGGCCTGTACCTCATCCGGGAACTCGCCGACCACGTCCAGATCGGCAACAAGCCGGGACGTGGCGGCGCGGTGGTCAGCTTCGACAAGATCCTCAAGTGGAGGAATGACGCCCCCCTGGTGGCGGTGTGA
- a CDS encoding SCO family protein yields the protein MRKKTFAAAALLAAATLTLSACSSSDGGDSPVAVVSEETATDKAATILDKPFEKPDLVLTDTNGKSYDFRKETKGHPTLLYFGYTNCPDVCPLTMNNIAVAKKQLPKAEQDELRVVFVTTDPDRDTAKALGKWLKGIDTQVVGLTGDFATIQAGARTLGISIEPPHKEKGKIVSTHGTQVIAFSPKTDGGYVLYGEDATVDNYTADLPKLIKGENP from the coding sequence ATGCGCAAGAAGACGTTCGCGGCGGCCGCACTGCTCGCCGCCGCCACCCTGACCCTCTCCGCCTGCAGCAGCAGCGACGGCGGCGACTCGCCCGTCGCCGTGGTCTCCGAGGAGACCGCCACGGACAAGGCCGCCACCATCCTCGACAAACCGTTCGAGAAGCCGGACCTCGTCCTCACCGACACGAACGGCAAGTCGTACGACTTCCGCAAGGAGACCAAAGGCCACCCGACCCTGCTCTACTTCGGCTACACCAACTGCCCCGACGTCTGCCCGCTGACGATGAACAACATCGCCGTCGCCAAGAAGCAGCTGCCCAAGGCCGAACAGGACGAGCTGCGGGTCGTGTTCGTCACCACCGACCCCGACCGGGACACCGCGAAGGCGCTCGGCAAGTGGCTCAAGGGCATCGACACGCAGGTGGTCGGCCTGACCGGCGACTTCGCCACCATCCAGGCCGGCGCCCGCACCCTGGGCATCTCCATCGAGCCGCCGCACAAGGAGAAGGGCAAGATCGTCTCCACGCACGGCACCCAGGTCATCGCCTTCTCCCCGAAGACCGACGGGGGCTACGTCCTCTACGGCGAGGACGCCACCGTCGACAACTACACCGCCGACCTCCCCAAGCTCATCAAGGGTGAGAACCCGTGA
- a CDS encoding YcnI family protein, producing the protein MKASRLAAAGAVAATAVVVLSSPAFAHVTVQPEGTAAKGGYAVVDFKVPNEQDDASTTKLEVNFPTDHPLASVMPEPVNGWSIKITKSKLDKPVESHGEKLSEAVTKITWTATGKGIEPGYFEKFPVSMGALPEDADDLTFKALQTYSNGDVVRWIEEQQEGQEEPDNPAPVLTLSAAAEDGHSHGAEAGEEPADDASAAAATTTADAATDSSDTTARVLGIVGIVIGAVGVAYGVLAGRRRTDNA; encoded by the coding sequence ATGAAGGCCTCTCGTCTCGCCGCCGCCGGCGCCGTCGCCGCCACGGCCGTCGTCGTCCTGTCCTCCCCCGCGTTCGCGCACGTCACCGTGCAGCCCGAGGGGACCGCCGCCAAGGGCGGTTACGCCGTCGTCGACTTCAAGGTCCCCAACGAGCAGGACGACGCCTCGACCACCAAGCTCGAGGTCAACTTCCCGACCGACCACCCGCTGGCCTCCGTGATGCCGGAACCGGTCAACGGCTGGAGCATCAAGATCACCAAGTCCAAGCTGGACAAGCCGGTCGAGTCGCACGGCGAGAAGCTCTCCGAGGCGGTCACCAAGATCACCTGGACCGCCACCGGCAAGGGCATCGAGCCCGGCTACTTCGAGAAGTTCCCGGTCTCCATGGGCGCACTGCCCGAGGACGCCGACGACCTCACCTTCAAGGCGCTCCAGACCTACTCCAACGGCGATGTCGTCCGCTGGATCGAGGAGCAGCAGGAGGGCCAGGAGGAGCCCGACAACCCGGCTCCGGTGCTGACCCTGTCCGCCGCCGCGGAGGACGGCCACTCGCACGGCGCGGAGGCCGGTGAGGAGCCCGCCGACGACGCCTCGGCGGCTGCCGCGACCACCACGGCCGACGCCGCGACCGACAGCAGCGACACCACCGCCCGCGTACTCGGCATCGTCGGCATCGTCATCGGCGCGGTGGGCGTGGCCTACGGCGTGCTCGCCGGCCGCCGGCGTACCGACAACGCCTGA
- a CDS encoding GNAT family N-acetyltransferase — protein MEIGTEELPGGVTLRLTAPSDAAALCEAYVENRDFLAPWEPRRPESFFTVEGQAERIDARMREFAEGRLVPWVLASGGRIVGTITLTGITLGPFCSAYLGYWVAADHQRRGLATAAVQQVCRIARDSVGLHRIEATTLLDNTGSQRVLEKCGFEPIGTAPRYLHVDGQWRDHRMFQRILHDEHPRL, from the coding sequence ATGGAGATCGGAACCGAAGAGCTGCCGGGCGGGGTGACACTCCGGCTCACCGCGCCGTCCGACGCGGCCGCGCTCTGTGAGGCCTACGTCGAGAACCGGGACTTCCTCGCTCCCTGGGAGCCGCGCCGCCCGGAGAGCTTCTTCACCGTCGAGGGACAGGCCGAACGCATCGACGCACGGATGCGGGAGTTCGCCGAGGGCCGGCTCGTGCCCTGGGTGCTGGCATCCGGCGGGCGGATCGTCGGGACGATCACGCTGACCGGCATCACCCTGGGGCCCTTCTGCAGCGCCTATCTCGGCTACTGGGTCGCGGCCGACCACCAGAGACGCGGCCTGGCGACCGCCGCCGTACAGCAGGTGTGCCGCATCGCCCGCGACAGCGTCGGACTGCACCGGATCGAGGCCACCACCCTGCTGGACAACACGGGATCCCAACGCGTGCTGGAGAAGTGCGGGTTCGAGCCGATCGGCACCGCCCCGCGCTACCTCCACGTCGACGGCCAGTGGCGCGACCACCGGATGTTCCAACGGATCCTGCACGACGAGCACCCGCGGCTGTGA
- the pheA gene encoding prephenate dehydratase gives MPASYAYLGPEGTFTEVALRTLPEAATRELIPYVSVQSALDAVRGGEAEAAFVPIENSVEGGITTTLDELVAGAPLMIYREVLLSITFALLVRPGTKLSDIKTVSAHPAAQPQVRNWLKNNLPDAHWESAASNADAARLVQEGQYDAAFAGEFAAARYGLEALETEIHDAENAQTRFVLVGRPARPAAPTGADKTSVVLWQRDDHPGGLRDLLGEFGTRGINLMLLQSRPTGAGIGNYCFCVDAEGHISDRRVAEALMGLKRICLQVRFLGSYPRADAQPGDVRAPLTGTSDEEFVSASDWVARCQDGRF, from the coding sequence ATGCCAGCCAGCTATGCGTATCTCGGCCCTGAAGGCACCTTCACCGAAGTCGCCCTGCGCACCCTTCCCGAGGCGGCCACCCGGGAGCTGATCCCCTACGTGTCCGTGCAGTCCGCGCTCGACGCGGTCCGGGGCGGTGAGGCCGAGGCCGCGTTCGTACCGATCGAGAACTCCGTCGAGGGCGGCATCACGACCACGCTCGACGAGCTGGTCGCGGGCGCCCCGCTGATGATCTACCGCGAGGTGCTGCTGTCCATCACCTTCGCGCTTCTGGTCCGGCCGGGCACGAAGCTGTCGGACATCAAGACGGTCTCCGCGCATCCGGCGGCCCAGCCGCAGGTACGGAACTGGCTGAAGAACAACCTCCCGGACGCGCACTGGGAGTCGGCCGCCTCGAACGCGGACGCCGCACGCCTGGTTCAGGAGGGCCAGTACGACGCCGCCTTCGCCGGCGAGTTCGCCGCCGCCCGGTACGGACTCGAGGCCCTGGAGACCGAGATCCACGACGCCGAGAACGCCCAGACCCGGTTCGTGCTGGTGGGCAGGCCCGCCCGGCCCGCGGCGCCGACCGGCGCGGACAAGACGTCCGTCGTGCTGTGGCAGCGCGACGACCATCCCGGCGGGCTGCGCGATCTGCTGGGCGAGTTCGGCACCCGGGGCATCAACCTGATGCTGCTCCAGTCCCGGCCCACCGGCGCCGGCATCGGCAACTACTGCTTCTGCGTCGACGCCGAGGGCCATATCTCGGACCGCAGGGTCGCCGAGGCCCTGATGGGGCTCAAGCGGATCTGCCTCCAGGTGCGCTTCCTCGGTTCGTATCCGCGTGCCGATGCGCAGCCGGGGGATGTACGAGCTCCGCTGACGGGGACCTCGGACGAGGAGTTCGTGTCGGCGTCGGACTGGGTGGCGCGCTGCCAGGACGGGCGGTTCTGA
- the efeB gene encoding iron uptake transporter deferrochelatase/peroxidase subunit, which translates to MADHTSIPGARTPDAPDAAPVAHEGISRRKLLGTAGATGLVLGAAGGAVGYTAAPSEATPLTSLGAGQAMFHGKHQPGITEGLQARGHLIAFDLTAGAGRKEAAALLRRWSETAQRLMAGEAAKQDDTDVARDAGPSSLTVTFGFGHSFFARTGLEKQRPVSLDPLPDFSSDHLDKNRSNGDLWVQIGANDALVAFHALRAIQKDAGSAARIRWQMNGFNRSPGATAHPMTARNLMGQIDGTRNPKPSESDFDQRIFVPASPSNDPQWMANGSYAVVRRIRMLLDDWEQLSVKAQEDVIGRRKSDGAPLSGGGETTEMDLEKTDAQGNLVVPINAHARITRPDQNGGAAMLRRPFSYHDGFDTDGVPDAGLLFVCWQADPLRGFVTVQRKLDRGDALSKFIRHEASGLFAVPGGAAEGEYVGQRLLEG; encoded by the coding sequence ATGGCTGACCACACGTCCATCCCTGGGGCCCGTACTCCTGACGCTCCTGACGCGGCTCCTGTCGCTCACGAGGGCATTTCGCGGCGGAAGCTCCTCGGCACCGCCGGTGCCACCGGGCTCGTCCTCGGCGCGGCGGGCGGTGCCGTGGGGTACACGGCGGCGCCCTCCGAGGCCACTCCGCTGACCTCGCTCGGCGCCGGGCAGGCGATGTTTCACGGGAAACATCAGCCCGGCATCACCGAGGGGCTGCAGGCTCGCGGGCACCTGATCGCCTTCGACCTGACGGCGGGGGCGGGGCGCAAGGAAGCCGCCGCGCTGCTGCGGCGCTGGTCGGAGACGGCACAGCGGCTGATGGCGGGGGAGGCGGCGAAGCAGGACGACACGGATGTGGCACGGGACGCCGGGCCGTCCTCGCTGACGGTCACGTTCGGCTTCGGGCACAGCTTCTTCGCCCGTACCGGCCTGGAGAAACAGCGGCCGGTCTCCCTCGACCCGCTGCCCGACTTCTCCTCCGACCACCTCGACAAGAACCGCAGCAACGGCGACCTGTGGGTCCAGATCGGCGCCAACGACGCCCTGGTCGCCTTCCACGCGCTGCGCGCCATCCAGAAGGACGCGGGCAGCGCGGCCCGCATCCGCTGGCAGATGAACGGCTTCAACCGCTCGCCGGGCGCCACCGCCCACCCCATGACGGCACGCAACCTCATGGGCCAGATCGACGGCACCCGCAACCCCAAACCGAGCGAGTCCGACTTCGACCAGCGGATCTTCGTGCCGGCCTCCCCGTCGAACGACCCGCAGTGGATGGCCAACGGCTCCTACGCCGTCGTACGACGGATCCGCATGCTGCTCGACGACTGGGAGCAGCTCTCGGTCAAGGCCCAGGAGGACGTCATCGGGCGCCGCAAGTCCGACGGGGCGCCGCTGTCCGGGGGCGGCGAGACGACCGAGATGGATCTGGAGAAGACGGACGCGCAAGGGAATCTCGTCGTCCCGATCAACGCCCATGCGCGCATCACCCGGCCCGACCAGAACGGCGGGGCAGCGATGCTGCGGCGGCCCTTCTCGTACCACGACGGTTTCGACACGGACGGCGTGCCGGACGCGGGGCTGCTGTTCGTCTGCTGGCAGGCCGATCCGCTGCGCGGCTTCGTGACCGTGCAGCGGAAGCTGGACCGGGGGGACGCGCTGTCGAAGTTCATCCGGCACGAGGCGAGCGGGCTGTTCGCGGTGCCGGGTGGGGCTGCGGAGGGGGAGTACGTGGGGCAGCGGTTGCTGGAGGGGTGA